Below is a window of Synechococcus sp. RSCCF101 DNA.
ACGACAGCGACGACGGCGACCTCAGCGACGACGACCTGAGGGCTGCCGAGGAGGATCCCTCCACCTTCGTGCTGCTGGCGCCCGCGGACGCCGTGCAGCCCAGGCCTCCGGCCCGGGTGGAATCGCTGGCTGATGCCGCCCTGCCGAGCCGCCTCTACATGCTGGTGGACAAGGCCGTTGAGCTCGAACCCAGGCCGCTGAGCACCTTCACGGAGCTGGGGGCTCTGCCGGACGGCGAGGCCGAACGGGCCGCTCTGGCCCTCTACGGCAGCCCGCGCACGGCCAAGCGGGAGTGCGGCCGCAGCCAGAAGGTGATTCCCCTGCCCGATCCCCAGGTGGTGCTGCGCACCTCCACCTATCTGCTGGCCCAGGGCATCAGCCGGGTCGTTCTCGATGGGCGCCCCTACGCCCTCGATCGCTAGACGCCGCGATCTGAGCCGCCGGAGAGCACCAGGGCCGCTCCCATACCGCCGCTGAACAGGCCCGCCACCAGCGCGATCCCCACCACAAAACCGGTGGGCAGCTCCGTGCTCCGCCCCAGCCCCAGGTTCAGGCTCACCCGCTCGTCGAGGTTCTGAGCGCCGAGGCAGAGGGCCAGCAGCACGAGCGCGGACGCGCCGCAGGCGCTCAGAGCAAGGCGGATCGTGCGCAGCACCATCAATGAGCCATTGGCCTCACTCTGGCGGATCGCTGGGGTGCAGCAGGCTGTAGAGGTGCCGGCGCGGTTGACCGCTGCTGCGGGCCACCTCCCGTGCTGCCTGGCTGGGGGAGGCCCCGCCTGCCATGGCTGCGTTCAGGGCCTGCAGCAACCGGTCGTCGCTCCAGCTCTCGGCCGCCGGCATCGCCCCGCCCACCACAAGGGTGAACTCCCCGAGGGGCGGGTGGTTGCGGAAATGCTGCAGCGCCGCCGAAAGGGTGGGCCCCACCTGTTCCTCGTGGCGCTTGGTCAGCTCCCGGCTCACCTGGGCGGGCCGGTCTCCCAGCTCCTGGATCAGATCCTCCAGCACCTCCGGTAGCCGGTGTGGTGCGGCATACACGATCAGCGTGCGCTGCTCCTCCCGCAGGCTTGCGAGATGGCGGAGCCGCTCGCTGCGCCGGGGCGGCAGGAACCCCTCGAAGCAGAAGCGGCCTGCCGGCAGGCCGCTGCTCACCAGGGCTGTGGTGAGGGCGCAGGGGCCCGGCACGCACACCACGGAATGACCGGCCCGCCGGGCGGCTGCCGCCAGCTCCTCGCCCGGATCGCTGATCCCCGGCAGGCCCGCATCGCTGACCAGCACCAGTGGGTCGTCAGCCGCCAGCACCGCCAGAAGCTGGGGCAGCCGCTCCTGGCGATTGTGGTGGTGAAAGCTCAGCAGTCGCCGCGCCGGTCGCCGGCCGATGCCGACGGCCTGCAGCAGCTGAGCGGTACGGCGGGTGTCCTCGCAGGCGATCGTGTCCACCTGCTCCAGCAGGGCGCGGGCCCGGGGCGAGAGATCGCCGAGATGCCCGATCGGCGTGCCTACCAGGTACAGCACCCCTGAAACAGGCTCAGGGGATCCCGCCCGATGCACGCGTGGAGCGGCGTCCTGCGGACCCGGTACCGCCGGCGATTCGGCGCTCACGCACAATGCCTCTTTGCCAGTCCATGATGCCGGCCCGCTCCCTTCCCCAGGACGTGGGGCTTGACGCCCTGTTGGCCGAGCTTCGACGTCTGGCCTGGGG
It encodes the following:
- the rsmI gene encoding 16S rRNA (cytidine(1402)-2'-O)-methyltransferase is translated as MLYLVGTPIGHLGDLSPRARALLEQVDTIACEDTRRTAQLLQAVGIGRRPARRLLSFHHHNRQERLPQLLAVLAADDPLVLVSDAGLPGISDPGEELAAAARRAGHSVVCVPGPCALTTALVSSGLPAGRFCFEGFLPPRRSERLRHLASLREEQRTLIVYAAPHRLPEVLEDLIQELGDRPAQVSRELTKRHEEQVGPTLSAALQHFRNHPPLGEFTLVVGGAMPAAESWSDDRLLQALNAAMAGGASPSQAAREVARSSGQPRRHLYSLLHPSDPPE